The following are encoded in a window of Peromyscus leucopus breed LL Stock chromosome X, UCI_PerLeu_2.1, whole genome shotgun sequence genomic DNA:
- the LOC114697018 gene encoding 60S ribosomal protein L36a-like, with amino-acid sequence MVAVSHGSEEVHSGTSYKLPLLALPLSFCADIAPANMVNVPKTRRTFCKKCGKHQPHKVTQYKKGKDSLYAQGKRRYDRKQSGYGGQTKPIFRKKAKTTKKIVLRLECVEPNCRSKRMLAIKRCKHFELGGDKKRKGQVIQF; translated from the exons ATGGTAGCTGTCTCCCACGGCTCCGAGGAAGTGCACTCAGGCACCTCCTATAAACTTCCGTTGCTGgccctgcctctttctttctgtgccGATATCGCTCCCGCCAACATG GTGAACGTTCCTAAGACCCGCCGGACGTTCTGCAAGAAATGTGGCAAGCACCAGCCCCACAAAGTGACCCAGTACAAGAAGGGCAAGGATTCTTTGTATGCCCAGG GAAAACGGCGCTATGACAGGAAACAGAGCGGCTATGGTGGGCAGACTAAGCCTATTTTCCGCAAAAAG GCTAAAACTACAAAGAAGATTGTGCTGAGACTTGAGTGTGTTGAGCCCAACTGCAGATCGAAGAGGATGCTGGCTATTAAGAGATGCAAGCACTTTGAGCTGGGAGGCGATAAGAAGAGAAAG GGCCAGGTGATCCAGTTCTAA